Proteins encoded together in one Miscanthus floridulus cultivar M001 chromosome 16, ASM1932011v1, whole genome shotgun sequence window:
- the LOC136512462 gene encoding zinc finger protein BRUTUS-like, producing the protein MATPMAGEGTIAAAIPRSPPPLSEGGAGGSAAEAPVLIFVYFHKAIRAELERMHAAAVRLATGRAGGDVAALEARCRFLFTVYRHHCDAEDAVIFPALDIRVKNVAGTYSLEHKGENDLFAQLFTLLQLDVQNDDAIRRELASCTGAIRTFVTQHMSKEEEQVFPLLIKKFSHEEQADLVWQFLCSIPINMMAKFLPWISSSVSTDENQDILDCLSKIVPGEKLLQEIVFTWFGGKSFRTIAQGISDPYSESSSTCESSSGRIDKHVCSLEHSKIGKRKSTESSQLVTHPIDEILYWHNAIRRELRDIADETKRIQQSGDFSDIAGFNMRLQFIADVCIFHSIAEDQVIFPAVDGELSFVQEHAEEEQRLNEFRSLIEQIQITGAKSTVVDFHSELCSQADEIMQKIESHFNDEEIKVLPKARIKFSPEKQRELLYQSLCVMPLKQLECVLPWFVVKLNDAEAVSFLQNMRLAAPSSETALVTLLSGWACKGRLEDTSNPGKFICTSGAVGCASDGNGSKTCQSFCPCYVSSNGAFSKPVKRASHGESSTNINKSHCSQNVDTEASPCNNRPCYIPRLRVESSYLGVNSSTPAKSFRSLPYNNSAPSLYSSLFSWETDAVLSGPDNISKPIDTIFKFHKAIRKDLEFLDVESGKLIDGNESCLRQFIGRFRLLWGLYRAHSNAEDEIVFPALESKETLHNVSHSYTLDHKQEEELFQDISIVLSELSQLHDGLSHPLDVEAGTNDISNNEIDWAKKRNEILTKLQGLCKSIHVTLSNHVHREELELWPLFDKHFSVDEQDKIIGRIIGTTGAEVLQSMLPWVTSALSLEEQNMVLDTWKQATKNTMFDEWLNEWWKGPSTSSDPSDKASTLSEENHFQENLEQNDQMFRPGWKDIFRMNQSELEAEIRKVSRDSTLDPRRKAYLIQNLMTSRWIAAQQKSPQPNVEGHNGCTRRPGCVPSYRDPEKQIFGCEHYKRNCKLVAACCNKLFTCRFCHDKVSDHTMDRKSVVEMMCMLCLNVQPVGPNCQSPSCNGLSMAKYYCSICKFFDDERSVYHCPFCNLCRLGSGLGTDFFHCMKCNCCLGIKMIEHKCREKMLEMNCPICCDFLFTSSAPVKGLPCGHFMHSACFQAYTCTHYTCPICCKSLGDMTVYFGMLDGLLAAEQLPEEYRDRCQDILCNDCERKGRSRFHWLYHKCAFCGSYNTRVIKTDTAECSTSN; encoded by the exons ATGGCGACGCCGATGGCCGGAGAGGGCACGATTGCCGCGGCGATCCCGCGGTCCCCACCCCCGCTGTCCGAGGGTGGCGCGGGAGGGTCGGCGGCCGAGGCGCCCGTGCTCATCTTCGTCTACTTCCACAAGGCGATCCGCGCGGAGCTGGAGCGGATGCACGCCGCGGCGGTGCGGCTCGCCACGGGGCGCGCGGGCGGGGACGTGGCCGCGCTCGAGGCGCGCTGCAGGTTCCTCTTCACCGTCTACAGGCACCACTGCGACGCCGAGGACGCG GTTATTTTTCCAGCACTTGATATTCGAGTGAAAAATGTCGCAGGGACATATTCTCTTGAACACAAAGGAGAAAATGATCTCTTCGCACAGCTCTTCACTCTGCTACAGCTGGATGTGCAGAATGATGATGCTATTCGGAGGGAACTTGCATCCTGTACTGGAGCAATTCGGACGTTTGTTACCCAACACATGTCCAAGGAAGAAGAACAG GTCTTCCCGTTGCTCATCAAGAAGTTTTCACACGAAGAGCAAGCAGATCTGGTCTGGCAGTTCTTATGTAGTATCCCTATAAATATGATGGCAAAATTCCTTCCATGGATATCTTCTTCTGTTTCAACTGATGAGAATCAAGATATTCTTGACTGCCTAAGTAAAATAGTTCCCGGAGAAAAACTCCTCCAAGAG ATTGTTTTCACGTGGTTTGGAGGGAAATCATTCAGAACAATAGCACAAGGTATTAGTGATCCTTATTCAGAAAGCAGTTCTACATGTGAGTCTAGCTCTGGTCGAATAGATAAACATGTATGTTCACTTGAACACTCCAAAATTGGAAAGAGGAAGTCCACAGAATCTAGTCAGCTTGTCACACATCCAATTGATGAAATTCTGTATTGGCACAATGCTATTCGGAGAGAACTGAGGGATATAGCAGACGAGACGAAAAGGATACAGCAGTCTGGAGATTTTTCTGACATAGCAGGCTTTAATATGAGGCTGCAATTTATTGCAGATGTGTGCATTTTCCACAG TATTGCCGAGGATCAAGTTATATTCCCTGCAGTGGATGGTGAATTATCTTTTGTACAGGAGCATGCTGAAGAAGAACAGCGGTTAAATGAATTTAGGAGTTTAATTGAACAAATTCAAATAACAGGAGCCAAGTCAACTGTAGTTGATTTTCATTCTGAGTTATGTTCACAAGCTGACGAAATAATGCAGAAAATTGAGAGTCACTTCAATGATGAGGAAATAAAG GTACTTCCTAAAGCTAGGATAAAGTTCTCACCAGAGAAACAGAGGGAACTTTTATATCAGAGTCTATGTGTCATGCCACTAAAGCAGTTGGAATGTGTTCTACCATGGTTTGTAGTGAAACTGAATGATGCAGAGGCAGTGTCTTTTCTTCAGAATATGCGATTAGCAG CACCTTCCTCTGAAACTGCATTGGTTACCCTTCTCTCCGGCTGGGCATGCAAAGGTCGTCTGGAGGACACATCCAACCCTGGAAAGTTCATATGCACATCAGGAGCGGTGGGCTGTGCATCAGATGGAAATGGTTCCAAAACATGCCAGTCATTCTGTCCATGTTATGTAAGTAGCAATGGAGCTTTTTCGAAACCAGTTAAGCGAGCAAGTCATGGAGAATCTAGCACTAATATTAACAAAAGTCACTGCTCACAAAATGTGGATACTGAAGCCTCGCCATGTAACAACAGACCCTGCTACATTCCCAGGTTAAGAGTAGAAAGTAGCTACCTTGGTGTTAATTCATCTACCCCTGCAAAATCCTTTCGCTCTCTGCCTTACAATAATTCTGCACCTTCATTATATTCAAGCCTTTTTTCATGGGAGACAGATGCAGTATTATCTGGCCCAGATAACATTTCTAAGCCAATTGATACCATATTCAAATTCCACAAGGCAATTCGTAAGGAtttagagtttttggatgtgGAGTCTGGAAAACTTATTGACGGGAATGAATCTTGCCTTCGCCAATTTATCGGAAGGTTTCGTTTACTGTGGGGTCTATATAGAGCACACAGCAATGCTGAAGATGAGATTGTATTTCCTGCTCTTGAATCAAAGGAGACATTGCACAATGTTAGTCATTCATACACTCTTGATCACAAGCAGGAAGAAGAATTGTTCCAAGATATATCCATTGTCCTATCTGAACTTTCTCAACTACATGATGGTTTGAGCCATCCTCTTGATGTTGAAGCTGGAACAAATGATATTTCAAATAATGAGATTGATTGGGCTAAAAAGCGTAATGAAATTTTGACAAAGCTTCAAGGATTATGCAAGTCTATCCATGTCACGTTGTCAAATCACGTTCACAGAGAAGAACTTGAGTTGTGGCCATTGTTCGATAAACATTTTTCTGTAGACGAGCAGGATAAGATTATCGGGCGTATAATTGGAACTACTGGTGCTGAGGTTCTGCAGTCAATGTTACCTTGGGTTACATCAGCACTTAGTCTAGAGGAACAGAACATGGTGCTGGATACATGGAAGCAAGCAACGAAAAATACAATGTTCGATGAATGGCTAAATGAATGGTGGAAGGGACCTTCAACTTCATCTGACCCATCAGACAAGGCTTCTACTCTTTCAGAAG AAAATCATTTTCAGGAGAATCTTGAACAAAATGATCAGATGTTTAGGCCTGGTTGGAAGGACATCTTCCGAATGAACCAGAGTGAGCTTGAGGCTGAGATTCGAAAAGTCTCTCGAGATTCTACTCTTGATCCAAGGAGGAAGGCCTATCTGATCCAAAATCTCATGACCAG CCGTTGGATAGCTGCTCAGCAGAAATCACCCCAACCAAACGTCGAAGGACATAATGGATGTACACGACGACCTGGATGTGTTCCTTCGTATCGAGACCCAGAGAAACAAATATTTGGCTGTGAGCATTATAAACGAAACTGCAAGCTTGTTGCTGCATGCTGCAATAAGCTATTCACATGCAGATTCTGTCATGATAAAGTTAGTGACCATACAATGGACAG GAAATCAGTGGTGGAGATGATGTGCATGCTATGTCTGAATGTTCAACCGGTCGGTCCAAATTGCCAATCCCCTTCTTGCAATGGACTGTCCATGGCAAAGTATTATTGTAGCATATGCAAGTTCTTCGATGATGAAAG GAGTGTCTACCATTGTCCCTTTTGCAACTTGTGCCGTCTTGGGAGCGGATTGGGCACTGATTTTTTTCATTGCATGAAGTGCAATTGTTGCCTTGGCATAAAGATGATAGAACACAAATGCCGGGAAAAGATGCTAGAGATGAACTGTCCGATCTGCTGTGACTTTTTATTCACATCAAGTGCACCAGTTAAAGGTCTTCCTTGTGGCCACTTCATGCATTCGGCTTGCTTTCAG GCATATACTTGTACCCACTACACTTGTCCAATCTGCTGCAAATCCTTGGGAGATATGACG GTGTATTTTGGCATGCTTGATGGTTTGCTGGCTGCAGAACAGCTTCCGGAGGAATACCGGGACCGGTGCCAG GATATACTTTGTAACGACTGTGAGAGAAAAGGTAGGTCACGATTCCATTGGCTCTACCACAAATGTGCCTTCTGTGGTTCTTACAACACCAGAGTCATCAAGACTGATACGGCAGAGTGTTCTACGTCAAACTAA